Proteins from a genomic interval of Youhaiella tibetensis:
- the folP gene encoding dihydropteroate synthase, translating to MQGVLHLEYSVPLASGEILRLGRHPLVMGILNVTPDSFSDGGDFAGVEPGLAHAREMVAEGADIIDVGGESTRPGHEEVSVQDELDRVVPVMEALSDAALGTLVSIDTYKALVADQAVQSGAAIINDVYGLQREPEIADVAALHNVPVIAMHWDAARDPNRPLIDEMLRYFERTLEIASKAGIAKDRLILDPGFGFGKSLQENYRLMQTFGRLHELGAPVLIGTSRKSMIGKLLGNEPKERLAGTLATTVLAYAGGAHIFRVHDVKANRDALRVAAASLYGPAHTEA from the coding sequence ATGCAGGGTGTTCTGCATCTTGAATATTCGGTGCCGCTCGCTTCAGGCGAGATCCTGCGGCTCGGCCGCCATCCTCTGGTGATGGGCATTCTCAACGTGACGCCCGACAGCTTCTCGGACGGCGGCGACTTTGCCGGCGTCGAGCCTGGCCTGGCCCATGCCCGCGAGATGGTCGCCGAAGGCGCCGACATCATCGATGTGGGCGGAGAAAGCACCCGCCCCGGCCACGAGGAAGTCTCGGTACAGGACGAACTCGACCGCGTGGTTCCAGTCATGGAGGCACTCAGCGACGCTGCGCTGGGCACGCTCGTCTCCATCGACACCTACAAGGCGCTGGTCGCCGACCAGGCCGTGCAATCGGGCGCAGCCATCATTAACGACGTCTATGGCCTCCAGCGCGAGCCCGAGATTGCCGACGTCGCCGCCCTGCACAACGTGCCCGTCATCGCCATGCACTGGGACGCCGCCCGCGATCCCAATCGTCCATTGATCGACGAAATGCTGCGCTACTTCGAAAGAACGCTCGAAATTGCCAGCAAGGCCGGCATCGCCAAGGACCGGCTGATCCTCGACCCCGGCTTCGGGTTCGGCAAGAGCCTGCAGGAGAACTATCGGCTCATGCAGACCTTCGGGCGCCTGCACGAACTGGGAGCGCCAGTACTGATCGGCACTTCACGCAAATCCATGATCGGCAAGCTGCTCGGCAACGAACCCAAGGAGCGCCTGGCGGGCACCCTGGCGACCACGGTCCTCGCCTATGCCGGCGGCGCACACATTTTTCGCGTCCACGACGTGAAAGCCAATCGCGACGCTCTTCGCGTCGCCGCTGCCAGCCTCTATGGTCCGGCCCACACGGAGGCTTGA
- the folB gene encoding dihydroneopterin aldolase, which translates to MSAKDLIILNNLGFYGYHGALSEENRLGQRFWIDFTAGLDLSAPARSDDLSDAVSYADVFDVIQATFSNTRFNLIEALAQSIADAVFAAFPAIETIRIRIRKPEAPIPMVAGEAAIELYRERS; encoded by the coding sequence TTGTCCGCAAAAGACCTTATCATCCTGAACAACCTGGGCTTTTACGGCTACCACGGTGCCCTGAGCGAGGAGAATCGCCTCGGCCAGCGCTTCTGGATCGACTTTACCGCCGGGCTCGACCTCTCCGCCCCCGCCCGCAGTGACGACCTCTCGGATGCCGTTTCCTACGCCGACGTCTTCGACGTCATCCAAGCCACGTTCTCCAATACCCGCTTCAACCTCATCGAGGCGCTGGCCCAGAGCATTGCGGACGCGGTGTTCGCCGCCTTCCCGGCCATCGAGACGATCCGCATCCGCATCCGCAAGCCGGAGGCGCCCATACCGATGGTGGCCGGCGAGGCAGCCATCGAACTCTATCGCGAGCGCTCCTGA
- the folK gene encoding 2-amino-4-hydroxy-6-hydroxymethyldihydropteridine diphosphokinase: MATAWLALGANIGNPRAQLEEAVARLDALPSVRVTRASTIIVTEPWGKTDQNDFHNMALEVETDSDPEELLALCLGVEAAMGRQRLEHWGPRLIDIDIIAYERQVVDQPNLKIPHPYAHERDFVLVPLREIAPAVADWIVKRSKAAG; this comes from the coding sequence ATGGCCACGGCCTGGCTGGCGCTCGGCGCCAATATCGGAAACCCGCGCGCCCAGCTCGAGGAAGCGGTGGCGCGTCTTGACGCCCTGCCCTCGGTGCGCGTGACCAGGGCCTCGACGATCATCGTCACAGAGCCGTGGGGCAAGACCGACCAAAACGACTTCCATAACATGGCCTTGGAAGTCGAAACGGACTCAGATCCTGAAGAACTTCTGGCGCTTTGCCTGGGCGTCGAGGCGGCAATGGGCCGCCAGCGCCTGGAGCACTGGGGGCCGCGCCTGATCGATATCGACATCATCGCCTATGAGCGGCAGGTCGTGGATCAGCCCAACCTCAAAATTCCGCACCCTTATGCCCATGAGCGCGACTTCGTGCTGGTGCCGCTGCGCGAGATTGCCCCTGCGGTGGCGGACTGGATCGTGAAGCGGAGCAAGGCCGCCGGCTAG
- a CDS encoding ATP12 family chaperone protein: MREFLEDAFQHRDDGYGRAQKHARQELPKRFYKETGVEVVEGGFSVTLDGRPTRTPGRVPVVVPVAGIATIMAEEWAAQGERVDAQSMPMVRLVNSALESGETMIPALREEVVKYAAGDLLLYRAETPRELVAEQEQVWDGALVTLARHYGVSFQPTIGILHQDQPPATLAKLAEALEGQGLLVLIALVSITGITGSGLLAMGLLERLFTPDQVWAAAHVDEDYQARQWGEDEEAQLRRAKRRVEFDTAVKLLELMRA; this comes from the coding sequence ATGCGCGAATTCCTCGAAGACGCCTTCCAGCATCGTGACGACGGGTATGGGCGAGCCCAGAAGCACGCCAGGCAGGAACTGCCCAAGCGTTTCTACAAGGAGACCGGGGTCGAGGTCGTCGAGGGCGGATTTTCCGTCACGCTCGATGGTCGTCCGACCCGCACGCCGGGCCGTGTTCCCGTCGTTGTTCCGGTGGCGGGCATCGCCACCATCATGGCCGAGGAATGGGCGGCGCAGGGCGAGCGCGTCGATGCCCAGTCCATGCCCATGGTGCGCCTGGTCAACTCCGCGCTCGAAAGCGGCGAGACGATGATCCCGGCTCTGCGGGAGGAAGTGGTCAAATATGCCGCCGGCGATCTGCTCCTCTATCGGGCGGAAACGCCGCGCGAACTCGTGGCCGAGCAGGAGCAGGTCTGGGATGGGGCGCTGGTGACGCTCGCGCGTCACTATGGCGTGAGCTTCCAGCCGACCATCGGCATCCTGCACCAGGATCAGCCGCCCGCGACCCTCGCCAAGCTCGCCGAAGCCCTCGAGGGGCAGGGGCTGCTCGTGCTCATCGCCCTCGTCTCGATCACCGGCATAACCGGCTCGGGGCTTCTGGCCATGGGATTGCTCGAGCGCCTTTTCACGCCCGACCAGGTGTGGGCCGCGGCCCATGTCGATGAGGACTATCAGGCCCGCCAGTGGGGTGAGGATGAAGAGGCGCAGCTGCGCCGCGCCAAGCGTCGCGTCGAGTTCGATACGGCGGTCAAGCTGCTCGAGCTGATGCGCGCCTAG
- a CDS encoding HAD-IA family hydrolase — translation MKLIVFDMDGTLIDTHGLITEQMTLTFTGAGLPAPTVEASRRVIGLSLPVAIGRLAESEDPVLIDTLVNSYRTNYRATLEIAADREPLFPGTREALDRLRADEQALLGIATGKGLNGVNRILGVHGLSEHFVTLQTPDHNPSKPHPGMLLRAMAETGADPAETIMVGDTTFDIELANAAGVRSVGVTWGYHDRSDLVGAGATILIDRYDELDAALASLLE, via the coding sequence ATGAAGCTCATCGTTTTCGATATGGATGGCACGCTCATTGATACGCACGGACTGATCACCGAGCAGATGACGCTGACCTTCACGGGCGCCGGACTTCCCGCGCCAACGGTCGAGGCGTCGCGGCGCGTCATCGGGCTGTCGCTGCCGGTGGCCATCGGCCGGCTGGCTGAAAGCGAAGATCCGGTGCTGATCGATACGCTGGTCAACAGCTACCGCACCAATTATCGGGCAACGCTCGAAATCGCTGCGGATCGCGAGCCGCTGTTCCCTGGCACGCGCGAGGCGCTCGACCGCTTGCGAGCCGATGAGCAGGCCTTGCTCGGCATCGCGACGGGGAAGGGCCTTAACGGGGTCAATCGCATCCTGGGTGTCCATGGGCTCTCCGAGCACTTCGTGACGCTCCAGACGCCGGACCACAATCCTTCCAAGCCGCATCCGGGCATGCTGTTGCGCGCCATGGCCGAGACCGGTGCCGATCCGGCCGAGACCATCATGGTGGGCGACACCACTTTCGATATCGAGCTGGCCAACGCGGCCGGCGTTCGTTCGGTGGGGGTGACCTGGGGCTATCATGACCGGAGCGATCTGGTCGGCGCTGGTGCTACAATCCTCATCGATCGCTATGACGAGCTCGACGCGGCGCTCGCCTCGCTTCTGGAGTAG
- a CDS encoding RluA family pseudouridine synthase: MSAVQERTVSTDEEGMRLDRWFALHFPQLGFGRLQKLIRTGQVRVDKGRVQTNSRLSAGQVVRVPPVDDPDVVRAPRINEEDAAFLRSLILYEDDEIYVFNKPFGLAVQGGTNTKRHIDGMLKSLPNKKGEAPRLVHRLDRDTSGCLVVAKTHAAASHFGTVFRSRSARKIYWAVVVGNPNPRQGDISCFLAKQATQDGEQMIVVPHGYPGAQHSQTYYSTTDTAGRRFAWVTLKPVTGRTHQLRVHMAQLGNPILGDPRYFNIENWQAPEGLAEGLHLHARRITLPLRSGKKLDVSAPLPPHMQETFDALGFDAARYDAQNVDPEAEA, translated from the coding sequence ATGAGCGCTGTTCAGGAACGAACGGTATCGACCGACGAAGAGGGCATGCGGCTGGACCGCTGGTTTGCCCTGCATTTTCCGCAGCTGGGTTTCGGGCGGCTCCAGAAGCTGATCCGCACCGGCCAGGTACGCGTGGACAAGGGCAGGGTGCAGACCAATTCGCGCCTGTCGGCCGGGCAGGTCGTGCGCGTGCCGCCGGTCGATGACCCGGACGTCGTGCGCGCGCCGCGCATCAACGAGGAAGATGCCGCCTTCCTGCGCTCGCTCATCCTCTACGAAGACGATGAGATCTACGTCTTCAATAAGCCCTTCGGGCTGGCCGTCCAGGGTGGCACCAATACCAAGCGCCATATCGACGGCATGCTCAAGAGCCTGCCCAACAAGAAGGGCGAGGCGCCGCGCCTCGTGCACCGGCTGGACCGGGACACCTCGGGCTGTCTCGTTGTCGCCAAGACCCATGCCGCCGCCAGCCATTTCGGCACGGTCTTCCGCTCGCGCTCGGCGCGCAAGATCTACTGGGCCGTGGTGGTGGGCAATCCCAACCCGCGCCAGGGCGATATTTCCTGCTTCCTCGCCAAGCAGGCGACCCAGGACGGCGAGCAGATGATCGTGGTGCCGCACGGCTATCCTGGCGCCCAGCACTCACAGACCTATTACTCCACCACCGATACCGCCGGGCGCCGTTTCGCCTGGGTCACGCTCAAGCCGGTCACCGGGCGCACGCACCAGCTGCGTGTCCACATGGCCCAGCTCGGCAACCCGATCCTGGGCGATCCGCGCTATTTCAACATCGAGAACTGGCAGGCTCCCGAGGGGCTTGCCGAAGGCCTGCACCTGCATGCGCGCCGCATCACTCTGCCGCTGCGCAGCGGCAAGAAGCTTGATGTGTCGGCGCCGCTGCCTCCGCACATGCAGGAAACGTTCGATGCCCTTGGGTTCGACGCGGCGCGCTACGATGCACAGAACGTCGATCCGGAAGCGGAGGCCTGA
- the crcB gene encoding fluoride efflux transporter CrcB, whose translation MLQVLLVGLGGAVGAVGRYGVSVAVGRLWETAFPLGTMIVNIVGSLAMGLLVGLLARLLPPHQQEIRLFVAVGVLGGFTTFSSFSLDAITLIERGEWNQALLYAVLSVVVSIPALYVGLLITRGAGA comes from the coding sequence ATGCTGCAAGTGTTGCTTGTCGGCCTTGGCGGTGCCGTTGGCGCCGTTGGCCGGTACGGAGTCTCGGTCGCCGTTGGGCGGCTTTGGGAAACCGCCTTTCCCCTTGGCACGATGATCGTCAACATCGTTGGTTCGCTGGCCATGGGGCTGCTCGTGGGGCTGCTGGCGCGCCTGCTGCCGCCGCACCAGCAGGAGATACGCCTGTTCGTGGCCGTGGGCGTGCTCGGCGGTTTCACGACCTTTTCCTCCTTCTCCCTGGACGCCATTACCCTGATCGAACGCGGCGAATGGAACCAGGCACTGCTCTACGCGGTGCTTTCGGTTGTAGTTTCCATTCCCGCGCTCTATGTCGGGCTCTTGATTACGAGAGGCGCAGGCGCATGA
- a CDS encoding patatin-like phospholipase family protein — protein sequence MNSLLSKVAVGLRLLTITFALAAVAGCSTFGIRHPVPAAAAETAALIPTPVIRYWGDELPKANSEIFAGLGKTANPKFLALSGGGMNGAYGAGFLIGWTARGDRPKFDIVTGISIGAVIAPMAFLGPRYDKRLETVFANLVDQRAKGPGVIAALLGAPAIADNTPLRAAIAQVIDQQALDEIAAEHRAGRRLLIGTTNLDAERPVVWDIGAIANSNIANRLELVRTIILASASVPGIFTPVLIRVNVDGRAYDELHVDGGVTQQVVLLPGGVSADLPKSRGTLYVIYNGTIEPQRDAIQQVSSVSVLERAVPSLLKYRGRGDILVLEAAARARGLKYLLTAISADFPQPDSLFLASPAWLNELFAFGYKNGRAGIWQTHP from the coding sequence ATGAATTCGTTACTCTCGAAGGTTGCGGTCGGCCTGCGGCTGCTTACCATCACCTTTGCCCTGGCGGCCGTTGCCGGCTGCTCGACCTTCGGCATTCGCCACCCGGTGCCTGCCGCCGCGGCCGAGACGGCGGCCCTCATTCCCACGCCCGTCATTCGCTACTGGGGCGACGAGTTGCCCAAGGCCAATAGCGAGATCTTCGCAGGCCTCGGCAAGACGGCCAATCCGAAATTCCTCGCGCTTTCGGGCGGCGGCATGAACGGCGCTTATGGCGCAGGCTTCCTCATCGGCTGGACCGCGCGCGGCGACCGGCCGAAATTCGATATCGTCACCGGCATCAGCATCGGCGCCGTCATCGCTCCAATGGCCTTCCTCGGACCGCGCTACGACAAGAGGCTGGAGACGGTCTTTGCCAATCTCGTGGACCAGCGCGCCAAGGGCCCGGGCGTCATCGCCGCCCTGCTCGGCGCCCCCGCGATCGCCGACAACACGCCTTTGCGTGCCGCCATTGCCCAGGTGATCGACCAGCAGGCACTCGACGAGATCGCAGCCGAGCACCGCGCCGGGCGGCGCCTGCTGATCGGTACCACGAACCTTGACGCCGAGCGCCCCGTCGTCTGGGACATCGGGGCGATCGCCAACAGTAATATCGCCAACCGGCTCGAACTGGTGCGGACCATCATCCTGGCCTCGGCCTCGGTGCCGGGAATCTTCACGCCCGTGCTGATCCGCGTGAACGTGGACGGCCGAGCCTATGACGAACTGCATGTGGATGGCGGCGTAACCCAGCAGGTAGTGCTGCTGCCGGGCGGCGTCTCTGCCGACCTGCCCAAGAGCCGCGGCACGCTCTACGTCATCTACAACGGCACCATCGAGCCACAACGCGATGCCATCCAGCAGGTGTCGAGCGTCTCCGTGCTCGAACGCGCGGTGCCCTCCCTGCTCAAGTATCGCGGGCGCGGCGACATCCTTGTGCTCGAGGCGGCGGCGCGGGCCCGGGGGCTCAAGTATCTCCTCACAGCGATCTCGGCCGATTTCCCGCAACCGGACTCGCTGTTCCTGGCCTCCCCGGCCTGGCTCAACGAATTGTTTGCCTTCGGATACAAAAACGGCCGCGCCGGCATCTGGCAGACCCACCCCTAG
- a CDS encoding patatin-like phospholipase family protein, whose translation MITSAKAALRAALLGLALASTAGCTSMVRDPVPLAMIDKASFQSATPIRYWGDQLPAAYASAYRSNSHILSLSGGGLNGAYGAGYLTGWTARGTRPSFDLVTGISVGAMIAPLAFLGSRYDGRLQAILANVGSESLGGPGLLAMLFGAPALADNAVVKRMIAEIIDEETLAAIASEHRKGRRLLVGTTNLDAERPVVWDIGAIANSTLPNRLELVRQVILASAALPGFFPPVLIEVTIDGKRYDELHVDGGITQQFVMLPGDGQGRGRSKSTLYAIYNGTTQPTPQIVKASGLSILGRAVPTLLKYRDRGDVRELENTARANGISYHLAAIPGGFPEPPTRNAQLQAWLNALYALGFKNGSVGNWQSSR comes from the coding sequence ATGATCACATCCGCAAAGGCCGCGTTGCGCGCCGCACTCCTCGGCCTGGCTCTGGCCAGTACCGCCGGCTGCACCAGCATGGTCCGCGATCCCGTGCCGCTGGCGATGATCGACAAGGCGAGCTTCCAAAGCGCCACCCCGATCCGCTACTGGGGCGACCAGTTGCCCGCCGCCTATGCCAGCGCCTATCGCAGCAACAGCCATATCCTGAGCCTCTCGGGCGGCGGCCTCAACGGCGCCTACGGGGCGGGGTATCTCACCGGCTGGACGGCGCGGGGCACGCGCCCCAGCTTCGACCTCGTGACCGGCATCAGCGTGGGCGCCATGATCGCGCCACTGGCCTTCCTCGGTTCGCGCTATGACGGGCGCCTGCAGGCAATCCTCGCCAATGTGGGGTCGGAGTCGCTGGGCGGGCCGGGCCTGCTCGCCATGCTCTTCGGCGCGCCTGCGTTGGCGGACAACGCGGTGGTCAAGCGGATGATCGCCGAGATCATCGACGAAGAGACGCTCGCGGCGATTGCCAGCGAGCATCGCAAGGGCCGGCGGCTCCTCGTCGGCACCACCAATCTCGATGCGGAACGGCCGGTAGTCTGGGATATCGGCGCTATCGCCAACAGCACGCTGCCCAACCGGCTCGAGCTGGTCCGCCAGGTGATCCTGGCCTCCGCCGCCCTGCCCGGCTTCTTCCCGCCCGTGCTGATCGAGGTGACCATCGATGGCAAGCGTTACGACGAATTGCATGTCGATGGCGGCATCACCCAGCAATTCGTGATGCTGCCGGGTGACGGACAGGGGCGCGGCAGGTCAAAGAGCACGCTTTACGCCATCTACAACGGCACCACCCAGCCGACGCCGCAGATCGTCAAGGCCTCAGGCCTCTCGATCCTCGGACGCGCCGTGCCCACCCTGCTCAAATATCGCGACCGGGGCGACGTGCGAGAACTCGAAAACACCGCCCGCGCCAATGGCATTTCCTACCATCTGGCGGCCATTCCGGGGGGCTTCCCCGAGCCGCCGACGCGCAACGCGCAGCTGCAGGCCTGGCTCAACGCCCTTTACGCTCTCGGCTTCAAGAACGGCAGCGTCGGCAACTGGCAGAGCAGCCGCTAG
- a CDS encoding replication-associated recombination protein A, with protein sequence MGDLFSPEPGGGEPPDDESGNRPLADQLRPRSLDEVIGQQHLLGPEGTLRRMIASGRLGSLILWGPPGTGKTTVARLLADQIGYKFEQISAVFSGVADLKKAFEKARIERMAGRRTLLFVDEIHRFNRAQQDGFLPVMEDGTVVLVGATTENPSFELNAALLSRSQVLRFESLSLEDLEALVKRAETRTGAALPLDEDARAMLLTLADGDGRALLGLVEEVLASARPGETLDKATLLTVVQRRAPIYDKAQDGHYNLISALHKTIRGSDPNAALYYFARMLEAGEDPLFLARRLIRMSVEDIGLADPQALPQAIAARDAYQMLGSPEGELALAQVVVYLALAPKSNAVYTAFKGAMKVARDTGSPMPPMVILNAPTKLMGKQGYGAGYIYDHDTPEAFSGQEYFPEKIGRQDFYHPVERGFERDLAKRLDYFTRLREKKRGEGNEP encoded by the coding sequence ATGGGCGATCTGTTTTCACCCGAACCGGGCGGCGGCGAGCCGCCCGACGACGAGAGCGGCAACCGGCCGCTCGCCGACCAGTTGCGGCCGCGCTCGCTCGATGAAGTGATCGGCCAGCAGCACCTGTTGGGGCCTGAGGGTACTCTGCGGCGCATGATCGCCTCGGGGCGGCTCGGCTCGCTCATCCTCTGGGGGCCGCCGGGCACCGGCAAGACCACGGTGGCGCGCCTGCTTGCCGATCAGATCGGCTACAAGTTCGAGCAGATATCGGCGGTGTTTTCCGGCGTGGCCGATCTCAAGAAGGCTTTTGAGAAGGCCCGGATCGAGCGGATGGCCGGGCGGCGGACGCTGCTGTTCGTGGACGAAATCCATCGCTTCAACCGCGCCCAGCAGGATGGGTTCCTGCCGGTGATGGAAGACGGCACCGTGGTGCTCGTGGGCGCCACCACCGAGAATCCCTCCTTCGAGCTCAACGCGGCCTTGCTCTCGCGCAGCCAGGTGTTGCGGTTCGAGTCCTTGTCGCTCGAGGATCTTGAGGCACTGGTCAAGCGCGCGGAGACCCGCACCGGCGCGGCGCTGCCGCTCGACGAGGACGCCCGGGCGATGCTGCTGACGCTCGCCGACGGCGATGGCCGGGCGCTTCTCGGGCTCGTGGAGGAGGTGCTGGCCTCGGCTCGCCCCGGCGAGACGCTCGACAAGGCGACACTGCTCACGGTCGTCCAGCGCCGCGCCCCGATCTACGACAAGGCGCAGGATGGGCACTACAACCTCATCTCGGCGCTGCACAAGACCATCCGGGGGTCCGATCCCAACGCGGCCCTCTACTATTTCGCCCGCATGCTCGAGGCGGGGGAGGATCCGCTGTTCCTGGCGCGCCGGCTGATCCGCATGTCGGTGGAGGATATCGGCCTTGCCGATCCCCAGGCGTTGCCCCAGGCGATCGCGGCGCGGGATGCCTACCAGATGCTCGGTTCGCCCGAGGGCGAATTGGCGCTGGCCCAGGTCGTAGTCTACCTGGCGCTCGCGCCCAAGTCGAATGCGGTCTACACCGCCTTCAAGGGCGCCATGAAGGTGGCTCGCGACACCGGCTCGCCCATGCCGCCCATGGTGATCCTCAATGCGCCGACCAAGCTTATGGGCAAGCAGGGCTACGGTGCCGGCTACATCTACGACCACGATACGCCCGAGGCGTTTTCGGGCCAGGAATACTTCCCCGAGAAGATCGGGCGGCAGGATTTCTACCACCCCGTCGAGCGTGGCTTCGAGCGGGACCTGGCCAAGCGCCTCGACTACTTCACGCGCCTTCGCGAGAAGAAGCGTGGCGAGGGCAACGAGCCCTAG
- a CDS encoding DegQ family serine endoprotease, with product MPAQPVQPAPEPVQIAHADRQVPASQEQMQLSFAPVVKAVSPSVVNVYATTVTPGQRSPFATDPFFQRFFGDSSPFFDGRPRESKSLGSGVIVNDAGVILTNSHVVHGATDVRIATADGREYAVDVALDDQKTDLAVLKVKDAQGRKFQPLPFADSDKLQVGDLVLAIGNPFGVGQTVTSGIVSALARTGVESNNYEFFIQTDAAINPGNSGGALVDLHGNLVGINTAIFSQSGGSVGIGFAIPANMARVVANAGISGGKIERPWFGARTQDVTADIADSIGLDPPHGALITEIAQGSTAEKAGFKAGDVILSVDGATVDQASNFDYRIATKPVGETAKIGIWRDRKEQEIDVTLEAAPGGTGQSVAIQGNTRFAGTTVETLSPAVAQELGLDFNAEGVVVTAITAGSPADQMGLQQGDIIISLNGTEMKDAETFKSIASGRANTWQIVLQRGGQVFRSFVSG from the coding sequence ATGCCGGCGCAACCCGTCCAGCCGGCTCCCGAGCCCGTGCAGATCGCCCACGCGGACCGCCAGGTTCCTGCAAGCCAGGAGCAAATGCAGCTCAGTTTCGCGCCGGTGGTCAAGGCAGTCTCGCCCTCGGTGGTTAACGTCTATGCGACCACGGTTACCCCCGGACAACGCTCGCCCTTCGCGACCGATCCGTTCTTCCAGCGGTTTTTCGGCGACAGCAGCCCGTTCTTCGATGGGCGTCCGCGCGAGTCCAAGTCGCTCGGTTCGGGCGTTATCGTCAACGATGCCGGGGTGATCCTCACCAACAGCCACGTCGTCCATGGAGCGACCGACGTGCGCATCGCCACTGCCGACGGCCGGGAATATGCGGTCGATGTGGCGCTAGACGACCAGAAGACCGACCTCGCCGTCCTCAAGGTCAAGGACGCGCAGGGACGCAAGTTCCAGCCGCTGCCGTTCGCAGATTCCGACAAGCTCCAGGTCGGCGATCTCGTCCTTGCCATCGGCAACCCGTTCGGGGTGGGGCAGACCGTGACCAGCGGCATCGTCTCGGCCCTGGCGCGAACGGGCGTGGAGAGCAACAACTACGAGTTCTTCATCCAGACCGACGCGGCGATCAACCCGGGCAATTCCGGTGGCGCGCTGGTCGATCTTCACGGCAATCTGGTGGGCATCAACACGGCCATCTTCAGCCAATCGGGCGGTTCGGTCGGCATCGGCTTCGCCATTCCCGCCAACATGGCGCGGGTCGTGGCCAATGCCGGGATTTCGGGCGGCAAGATCGAGCGGCCCTGGTTCGGCGCCCGGACTCAGGACGTTACTGCCGACATCGCCGACAGCATCGGGCTCGATCCCCCGCACGGCGCGCTGATCACCGAAATCGCCCAGGGCAGCACGGCCGAGAAGGCCGGGTTCAAGGCGGGGGACGTCATCCTCTCGGTCGATGGCGCCACGGTCGACCAGGCCAGCAATTTCGATTACCGCATCGCCACCAAGCCGGTGGGTGAAACGGCCAAGATCGGCATCTGGCGCGATCGCAAGGAGCAGGAGATCGACGTGACGCTCGAGGCTGCGCCGGGCGGGACCGGACAAAGCGTGGCGATCCAGGGCAACACCCGCTTTGCCGGAACGACTGTGGAGACGCTCTCTCCCGCCGTTGCGCAGGAGCTCGGGCTCGACTTTAATGCCGAGGGCGTGGTGGTTACGGCCATCACCGCAGGATCGCCCGCGGACCAGATGGGATTGCAGCAGGGCGATATCATCATCAGCCTCAACGGGACGGAAATGAAGGACGCCGAGACGTTCAAGTCGATCGCTTCAGGGCGCGCCAATACCTGGCAGATCGTGCTGCAGCGCGGCGGGCAGGTATTCCGGTCCTTCGTCAGCGGATAG